A genomic stretch from Malus domestica chromosome 15, GDT2T_hap1 includes:
- the LOC103455892 gene encoding protein NPGR1, producing MLCACSGEQFKFEEPPQSPESLATRDFSASCLSSRTGDWESKFEDIQVDEAESTLKEALSLNYEEARALLGRLEFQRGNFDAALQVFQGIEIRNLTPRMAKAIVERTRQRKPRTKGDTVVLPSVMSMHSVSLLIEAILLKAISLGELGRYIDAAKECKVILDTVESALPNGMLQDIGEDCKLPDMFHKALELLPNLWTKAGYLDEAITAYRRALIKPWNLDPERLAAIQKSLACTLLYGGVEANLPPHSQIWGITMPKNNTEEAILLLVILMKKVALREIKWDPEIMDHLTYALSLTGLYELLADHVEQALPGLYRRAERWYFLALCYSACGKNEVALNLLKKVAGCLEAKNKPHFPSFLLGAKLCSQDPIHAREGIEFSHKAIDLVNHQCEHFMGQCHKYLGVCYGGAARASLSDSERVSFQSESLNSLNLAALNGKEDPEVVFSLGLENAVQRNLDAAFSNAMKYSDMVAGSSGQGWKLLALIVSAEQQFKDAETIVDFALDEAGRVDQLELLRLKAVLQVAQEHPKQAIETYRMLLTVVQAQRDQKAKNSEQEKPFDSEAFVERNLEKEAWRDLATVYTKLGLWTDAEICANKAKLIEFYSPHSWHTTGKLFEAQSQYKEALISFSVSLSIEPDYVPSIVSTAEVLMKLGSQSLPIARSFLMNALRLEPTNHEAWLNLGLISKKEGLLQEAADFFQAAHELQLSAPVRSFL from the exons ATGTTGTGTGCTTGTTCAGGAGAGCAATTCAAATTCGAGGAGCCGCCGCAGTCCCCGGAGTCCCTTGCCACGAGGGACTTCTCGGCGAGTTGCCTTTCGTCTAGGACCGGCGACTGGGAGTCCAAATTTGAAGACATTCAAGTGGATGAAGCTGAATCCACTCTTAAAGAAGCTCTATCTTTGAATTATGAG gaagctagagctttgttgGGGAGGCTTGAATTCCAAAGGGGGAATTTTGATGCTGCACTTCAGGTGTTTCAAGGTAttgaaattagaaatttaacCCCGCGGATGGCCAAGGCTATCGTggagagaactaggcaaagaaaGCCGCGCACGAAAGGAGATACTGTGGTTCTTCCCAGTGTAATGTCAATGCACTCTGTGAGCCTACTTATTGAAGCAATATTACTCAAGGCAATATCATTGGGAGAACTTGGAAGATATATAG ATGCTGCAAAGGAGTGCAAAGTTATTCTTGATACGGTTGAATCAGCTTTACCTAATGGAATGCTTCAAGACATTGGCGAGGACTGCAAATTGCCAGACATGTTTCACAAAGCGCTCGAGCTGCTCCCCAATTTATGGACAAAGGCAGGCTATCTTGATGAGGCTATTACTGCATATCGCCGGGCtctaatcaagccatggaatttGGATCCGGAGAGGTTAGCTGCTATTCAGAAAAGCTTAGCTTGCACATTACTCTACGGCGGTGTTGAAGCAAACCTTCCCCCTCATTCACAAATATGGGGCATAACTATGCCTAAAAATAATACAGAAGAAGCAATTCTGTTGTTGGTAATTCTTATGAAAAAGGTGGCTTTGCGAGAGATAAAGTGGGATCCAGAAATCATGGATCATCTGACTTATGCTCTTTCTCTTACCGGATTGTATGAATTATTAGCAGATCATGTGGAGCAGGCTCTTCCGGGATTATATAGACGAGCGGAGAGATGGTACTTTCTTGCTCTTTGTTATAGTGCCTGTGGAAAAAATGAAGTAGCCTTGAACCTTTTGAAAAAGGTTGCAGGCTGTTTGGAAGCAAAGAACAAGCCTCACTTCCCTTCTTTTCTGTTGGGAGCAAAATTGTGCTCACAAGATCCAATTCATGCTCGCGAAGGGATAGAATTTTCGCATAAAGCTATTGACTTGGTGAATCATCAATGCGAGCATTTCATGGGTCAATGCCATAAATATCTTGGTGTTTGCTATGGCGGTGCAGCAAGAGCTTCTCTGTCGGATTCTGAAAGAGTGTCTTTTCAAAGTGAATCCTTGAACTCTCTAAACCTTGCTGCTCTTAACGGGAAGGAGGATCCCGAGGTGGTGTTTAGTCTGGGCCTCGAAAATGCAGTGCAAAGAAATCTGGATGCAGCTTTCAGTAACGCAATGAAGTACTCAGATATGGTGGCTGGCAGCTCAGGACAAGGTTGGAAGCTATTGGCGCTTATAGTTTCCGCAGAGCAGCAGTTCAAGGATGCTGAAACAATAGTTGATTTTGCTTTGGACGAAGCCGGAAGAGTGGATCAGTTAGAACTGCTCAGACTGAAAGCTGTGCTTCAAGTTGCTCAGGAACATCCTAAGCAAGCAATAGAAACCTACAGAATGTTGCTAACTGTTGTCCAAGCACAAAGGGATCAAAAAGCGAAAAACTCCGAGCAAGAGAAACCCTTTGATTCTGAG GCATTTGTGGAAAGAAATTTGGAAAAGGAAGCCTGGCGGGACTTGGCAACCGTTTATACAAAACTTGGTTTGTGGACTGATGCAGAAATATGCGCCAACAAAGCCAAGTTGATTGAATTCTATTCACCCCATAGTTGGCATACGACAG GTAAGTTATTTGAAGCTCAATCGCAATACAAGGAAGCCCTGATTTCCTTCTCGGTCTCATTGTCGATAGAGCCAGATTATGTTCCAAGCATCGTTTCGACTGCAGAAGTGTTGATGAAACTCGGTAGCCAGTCACTCCCTATAGCAAGAAGCTTTCTAATG
- the LOC103431285 gene encoding uncharacterized protein isoform X1: MDGTLNTLKLKLTTRQELDDGLKMLLKRSEALYLPGLENDFQFQSDSEDFQQLKHLYVQNIAKFTYIINEKVGLPNLTRLIVYECGSRFLFSSSTARSLVQLKYLEVKNCYMMEEIVLIQEYGEENAAGMFCKLQRLKLTNLQILSRFCSGSYIEFPSLESLAIVNCNVLETFICEPGSKSITVHRETKEDLKKTVVQYFLFDDKVGFPKLERLFICGLNKLKAIWHNQHVPGSLCGGDYTKEKHEASAQNLVKAVIRKCSNLQYILYCPGIEEIIAEVEGVETTPEFVFPKVVSFRLEELPQLKRFYPGIHASKWPLLEELIVRGCDQLDIFSVELPSFQKHVLGGVSAPIKQPLFLIEKDSFPKLEKLVLDGTMEICGDLLPAEVFRKLKSVKFRAPYSIVETSHEQGRPAEITLEDVSAQKIQGSGGLRHLWKENSPSACPVFPSLEILRVLGCIRLQDLVTSEISFQNLTTLEVVGCHRLKSLTNYSVAKTLMQLREMTLVNCKRMIKIVETSDGEDAAGNEIAFSRLLHLKLSSLPSLKDFCSGNCIVKFPQLKTFSVRNCPKLKISSELERIPQQEQFYRSPKIPFDVSRGAHFTARMYMDILCCTLNFL, encoded by the exons ATGGATGGAACCCTCAACACATTAAAGCTCAAGCTCACCACCAGGCAAGAATTGGACGATGGTCTAAAAATGCTATTGAAGAGATCTGAAGCTTTGTACTTGCCTGGGTTGGAGAACGACTTCCAATTCCAATCAGATAGTGAAGATTTTCAGCAATTGAAACACCTCTACGTTCAAAACATTGCTAAATTTACATACATCATAAATGAGAAG GTTGGGTTGCCAAACTTAACGAGGTTGATTGTGTATGAATGTGGCTCAAGATTCTTATTTTCATCTTCCACGGCTAGAAGTCTAGTACAACTCAAATATCTTGAGGTAAAAAACTGCTACATGATGGAAGAGATAGTTTTAATACAAGAATATGGTGAAGAAAATGCAGCTGGCATGTTTTGTAAGCTACAACGTTTGAAGCTAACAAATCTTCAAATCCTCTCTAGATTCTGCTCAGGAAGTTATATCGAGTTTCCATCTTTGGAAAGTTTGGCAATAGTGAATTGTAATGTACTGGAGACATTCATTTGTGAACCTGGGAGTAAAAGCATTACAGTTCACAGAGAAACTAaagaggacttgaagaagacGGTTGTACAATACTTTCTTTTTGACGACAAG GTTGGGTTTCCAAAGTTGGAGAGACTCTTCATCTGTGGCTTAAATAAGTTGAAGGCAATATGGCACAACCAACATGTTCCAGGCTCTTTGTGCGGAGGAGATTATACTAAGGAAAAACATGAAGCATCTGCTCAAAATCTAGTCAAGGCAGTCATACGGAAGTGCAGCAATTTGCAATATATATTGTATTGTCCTGGAATTGAGGAAATCATTGCCGAGGTAGAGGGAGTAGAAACAACGCCCGAGTTTGTGTTCCCAAAAGTAGTATCTTTTAGATTAGAAGAGCTGCCCCAACTTAAGAGATTCTATCCGGGAATACATGCTTCCAAGTGGCCGTTACTTGAAGAATTGATAGTGCGCGGATGTGATCAATTGGACATTTTTTCTGTGGAACTTCCAAGTTTCCAGAAACATGTTCTGGGTGGTGTATCTGCTCCAATTAAACAACCTCTCTTTTTAATTGAGAAG GATTCATTCCCCAAGTTAGAGAAGTTGGTCTTGGATGGCACTATGGAGATTTGTGGCGACCTACTCCCAGCTGAGGTCTTTCGCAAACTCAAATCTGTCAAGTTTCGTGCTCCATACTCTATAGTGGAGACTTCACATGAGCAAGGTAGACCTGCAGAAATTACCTTGGAAGATGTAAGTGCTCAGAAGATTCAAGGATCGGGCGGGCTAAGGCATCTTTGGAAAGAGAATTCTCCGTCGGCATGCCCGGTTTTTCCGAGCTTGGAAATTCTAAGAGTGTTGGGTTGTATCAGATTACAGGATCTAGTGACATCTGAAATATCCTTCCAGAATTTAACAACTTTGGAAGTGGTTGGTTGTCATAGATTGAAGTCATTAACAAACTATTCGGTTGCTAAAACGTTAATGCAACTGAGAGAAATGACTCTTGTGAATtgtaaaagaatgataaaaataGTGGAAACGTCAGACGGAGAAGATGCAGCAGGAAATGAGATTGCTTTTAGCCGGTTGCTACATTTGAAACTTTCAAGTCTTCCGAGTTTGAAAGACTTTTGCTCTGGAAATTGCATTGTCAAATTCCCACAATTAAAAACTTTCTCTGTAAGAAATTGCCCTAAGTTGAAGATTTCCTCGGAACTGGAAAGAATACCACAACAGGAGCAATTTTATAg GTCCCCGAAAATTCCATTTGATGTTTCCAGAGGAGCACATTTCACCGCAAGGATGTATATG GACATTCTTTGTTGCACCTTAAACTTTTTGTGA
- the LOC103431285 gene encoding uncharacterized protein isoform X2, which yields MDGTLNTLKLKLTTRQELDDGLKMLLKRSEALYLPGLENDFQFQSDSEDFQQLKHLYVQNIAKFTYIINEKVGLPNLTRLIVYECGSRFLFSSSTARSLVQLKYLEVKNCYMMEEIVLIQEYGEENAAGMFCKLQRLKLTNLQILSRFCSGSYIEFPSLESLAIVNCNVLETFICEPGSKSITVHRETKEDLKKTVVQYFLFDDKVGFPKLERLFICGLNKLKAIWHNQHVPGSLCGGDYTKEKHEASAQNLVKAVIRKCSNLQYILYCPGIEEIIAEVEGVETTPEFVFPKVVSFRLEELPQLKRFYPGIHASKWPLLEELIVRGCDQLDIFSVELPSFQKHVLGGVSAPIKQPLFLIEKDSFPKLEKLVLDGTMEICGDLLPAEVFRKLKSVKFRAPYSIVETSHEQGRPAEITLEDVSAQKIQGSGGLRHLWKENSPSACPVFPSLEILRVLGCIRLQDLVTSEISFQNLTTLEVVGCHRLKSLTNYSVAKTLMQLREMTLVNCKRMIKIVETSDGEDAAGNEIAFSRLLHLKLSSLPSLKDFCSGNCIVKFPQLKTFSVRNCPKLKISSELERIPQQEQFYRYFDFVYSHIVDGDDDVEMVPENSI from the exons ATGGATGGAACCCTCAACACATTAAAGCTCAAGCTCACCACCAGGCAAGAATTGGACGATGGTCTAAAAATGCTATTGAAGAGATCTGAAGCTTTGTACTTGCCTGGGTTGGAGAACGACTTCCAATTCCAATCAGATAGTGAAGATTTTCAGCAATTGAAACACCTCTACGTTCAAAACATTGCTAAATTTACATACATCATAAATGAGAAG GTTGGGTTGCCAAACTTAACGAGGTTGATTGTGTATGAATGTGGCTCAAGATTCTTATTTTCATCTTCCACGGCTAGAAGTCTAGTACAACTCAAATATCTTGAGGTAAAAAACTGCTACATGATGGAAGAGATAGTTTTAATACAAGAATATGGTGAAGAAAATGCAGCTGGCATGTTTTGTAAGCTACAACGTTTGAAGCTAACAAATCTTCAAATCCTCTCTAGATTCTGCTCAGGAAGTTATATCGAGTTTCCATCTTTGGAAAGTTTGGCAATAGTGAATTGTAATGTACTGGAGACATTCATTTGTGAACCTGGGAGTAAAAGCATTACAGTTCACAGAGAAACTAaagaggacttgaagaagacGGTTGTACAATACTTTCTTTTTGACGACAAG GTTGGGTTTCCAAAGTTGGAGAGACTCTTCATCTGTGGCTTAAATAAGTTGAAGGCAATATGGCACAACCAACATGTTCCAGGCTCTTTGTGCGGAGGAGATTATACTAAGGAAAAACATGAAGCATCTGCTCAAAATCTAGTCAAGGCAGTCATACGGAAGTGCAGCAATTTGCAATATATATTGTATTGTCCTGGAATTGAGGAAATCATTGCCGAGGTAGAGGGAGTAGAAACAACGCCCGAGTTTGTGTTCCCAAAAGTAGTATCTTTTAGATTAGAAGAGCTGCCCCAACTTAAGAGATTCTATCCGGGAATACATGCTTCCAAGTGGCCGTTACTTGAAGAATTGATAGTGCGCGGATGTGATCAATTGGACATTTTTTCTGTGGAACTTCCAAGTTTCCAGAAACATGTTCTGGGTGGTGTATCTGCTCCAATTAAACAACCTCTCTTTTTAATTGAGAAG GATTCATTCCCCAAGTTAGAGAAGTTGGTCTTGGATGGCACTATGGAGATTTGTGGCGACCTACTCCCAGCTGAGGTCTTTCGCAAACTCAAATCTGTCAAGTTTCGTGCTCCATACTCTATAGTGGAGACTTCACATGAGCAAGGTAGACCTGCAGAAATTACCTTGGAAGATGTAAGTGCTCAGAAGATTCAAGGATCGGGCGGGCTAAGGCATCTTTGGAAAGAGAATTCTCCGTCGGCATGCCCGGTTTTTCCGAGCTTGGAAATTCTAAGAGTGTTGGGTTGTATCAGATTACAGGATCTAGTGACATCTGAAATATCCTTCCAGAATTTAACAACTTTGGAAGTGGTTGGTTGTCATAGATTGAAGTCATTAACAAACTATTCGGTTGCTAAAACGTTAATGCAACTGAGAGAAATGACTCTTGTGAATtgtaaaagaatgataaaaataGTGGAAACGTCAGACGGAGAAGATGCAGCAGGAAATGAGATTGCTTTTAGCCGGTTGCTACATTTGAAACTTTCAAGTCTTCCGAGTTTGAAAGACTTTTGCTCTGGAAATTGCATTGTCAAATTCCCACAATTAAAAACTTTCTCTGTAAGAAATTGCCCTAAGTTGAAGATTTCCTCGGAACTGGAAAGAATACCACAACAGGAGCAATTTTATAggtattttgattttgtttatagCCACATTGTTGATGGTGATGACGATGTTGAAATG GTCCCCGAAAATTCCATTTGA